ATGTACTTCATACCAGGTACCAGGTAGGTCTAGGGAGAGGTGAGTGTCATTACATAAAAAGGCATTGCCGGTACTGGATTTAGAAGCGGCCACTGACCAGTTATTGGATCCTACTTCATTGTCGGCAGCACGTCGTACCTGAGCCGAATCAAAGTCCGATTCTGGAATATAAGTTCGCAAACCCTGACGAGGATTAATGGTATCCACCTGACTGATTTCAGGGTAAATAGGGAAAATATAATCCCGTTTCCAGGGATAATAATATTCAATAAGATTTTGAGGAAGGTATTTCTGAAGGGCTGAGAATTTAAGATCATTCTCGCTGTAGTTCAGTACTTTGTCCATGTAGCGGATCAGGATGATCGGATCATGGGGCTCCATGGGTGTAGGCTCGAACCCTAAGAGATGGAATTCCGGTGGACGTTCTCCACTTTTCTGTTGCTGGAGGTAAAAGTTAAAGCCCTTGGCATAGGCCTCAAAAACGGAGGCGAGCTCGGGATCTTCATTTTTAAGCTTTTCGAAGGCTTCTTTACTTTTTTGATCGAAATCAAATTTTAACCAAAATCGATCTGATTTTACGGCTCTCCAACCTGCCACTTCACATAAGCGGCCTTTAACGGTGCGGCGTAGCATTTCCAATTGAAATTGGCGATCCTTGGCATGGGTAAAGCCCATTCCATAAGCTAGTTCAGCTTCACTATCGGCAAATAGGTGGGGTACGCCGCGCTCATCATAGCTAATTCGTAAACCGGGGTATTCACTGCCACTAAAATTGCGATCCTCATCTTCGAGGCTCACCTGTAAAACTGAAGTAGGGTAGATGAAAAATTCCAATAGCTTAGGCAGACCGGGCCAGGGAATACTAAGAAGGGCTATCCACAGTCCGGCAACAATTAACCAGATCCAATTTCGCATGCTGTTAAAATTTCGGTTGAAATTAAGCAAAAGCCTTCAGATCAGGGGAGCGGGCTTTAATTTTTCGGTAAAGGGTCGCTTTGAAGGAATTTGGGAGGCTCAATTGCTTTGCGTTCAGCTTCGTAGGCTGCGGCAATTTGTAATAGCAATAATTCGGAGCGCAATCGGCCAAAAATACTTAGCCCTACTGGTAAGCCTTTAATCATCCCCATAGGCAGGCTAATATTGGGATAGCCGGAAATCGCCGCAGGAGAGGAGCTTCCTAAAATATAGTGGTCGCCATTTACTGGATCGGTTATCCAGGCAGGGGCACCGCTGGGAGCAATAATCGCATCCAGCTTTAAGCTGTCCATAACTCGATCAATCCCTAATTCGCGACTGTTTTGCAGCATTTTATCTAAATGACCGAAGTAATTATCTACTTGCGAACTATCTTTTTCCAAGGCCATTTCAAGGTATTCCTGTCCAAACCATTGCAGCTCTATACTGTCAGCCTTATTGAAAGCAATCAGTTCTTCTAGATTGTGCACGGGCAGGCTGGAATCCAAACTGCCCAAATAGGCATTAAGCCCCAAATGGAATTCATAGAGCATCACCTCGAAAGAGGCATAATTGGTTTCTGCTGGCAGGATATCGGGTACTTCTACGAATTCAACGCCCTTATTTTGGAGCAGAGTTGTAGCCTGTTGAAAGAGCTCATCGACCCTCTGGTCTTCACCTAAAGCTTGACTGTAAATGCCGATTCGCATAGTAGAAAGGTCGAGGCTGTCGATATTCAGCTTTTGAAATTGCAGGCCTTCCTCAAGGTATAAATGTGTATCCCACTGGCTAAATCGAGCCGGATTGTTGCTGTCTGGATCCGCAATAACACTCAAAATCAAAGCGGCATCTTGTACGGTTTTAGCGATGGGACCGGCGGCATCCTGACTGTGAGCGATGGGGATAATTCCCTTGCCGGGAACCAGGCCAACGCTCGGTTTCAATCCTACTAAGCCATTGCTTTGGCTGGGGCAAATAATCGAACCATTGGTTTCGGTGCCGATCGCTACCGGTGCTAATCCGGCTGCCACAGCTACCGCCGAGCCGGAACTACTGCCACATGGATTGCGAGTAAGGATATAGGGATTGCGTGTAAATCCTCCGATGGCACTCCAACCGCTAATGCTGCGCGCGCCTCTAAAATTGGCCCACTCGCTTAAATTGGCTTTGGCCAAAATGATGGCACCTGCAGCTCTTAAGCGGGCTGTAAGTGCTGCATCTCGACCACTGTAATTAGCGGCCAAAGCGCGCGATCCTGCCGTGGTAGGCATAGAATCCCGGGACTCAATATTGTCTTTCAAAATAATAGGGATCCCATGCAAGGGGCCCAGGATACGACCGGCTCTGTACAATTGATCCAAGCTATCCGCAATGGCAAGAGCATTCGGGTTTACACTTAGAATAGCTCCTAGCTCTGGACCTTGCTGATTCATCTGCTCGATCCTCTCCAGATAAACCGAAGTGACCTCATGAATGCTCCAGGCACCCCTGGCATAACCCTCTTTAATTGTAGCTATATCTGCCCTTAAGGGATCAAAGTCTAAACTATCTGGCTGAGCCCAGCTGGAATAGCTTAGTAAAATTATGAGCAGAATACAATAAGGGCTTTTGAGCATAGGCTTATTTGGCTTTCAGGGCTTCGCTGGGTGAGGGGCTTTGCCATAAAAATTCAGGGGCAGCTTTCTCTTCTGGGGCTACCTCATTGAGGTTATTGGCATTGTAAACCCTACCGTTTCGAACCACCCATATAAGGCTATTGGTAGCCCGAATGTTCTCCAATGGGTTTTCATCCATAATTAAAATATCGGCCAGTTTTCCGGCTTCCAGACTTCCTAAATCCTTATCCAGGCCCAAAGATTCCGCACCAATTAGGGTTGCTACCCTAAGGATATCTAAATTGGGAATACCCCCACTAGCCATGGCCCAAAGTTCCCAATGATAACCCAAGCCTTGTAACTGTCCATGGGAACCCACT
The Croceimicrobium hydrocarbonivorans genome window above contains:
- a CDS encoding amidase codes for the protein MLKSPYCILLIILLSYSSWAQPDSLDFDPLRADIATIKEGYARGAWSIHEVTSVYLERIEQMNQQGPELGAILSVNPNALAIADSLDQLYRAGRILGPLHGIPIILKDNIESRDSMPTTAGSRALAANYSGRDAALTARLRAAGAIILAKANLSEWANFRGARSISGWSAIGGFTRNPYILTRNPCGSSSGSAVAVAAGLAPVAIGTETNGSIICPSQSNGLVGLKPSVGLVPGKGIIPIAHSQDAAGPIAKTVQDAALILSVIADPDSNNPARFSQWDTHLYLEEGLQFQKLNIDSLDLSTMRIGIYSQALGEDQRVDELFQQATTLLQNKGVEFVEVPDILPAETNYASFEVMLYEFHLGLNAYLGSLDSSLPVHNLEELIAFNKADSIELQWFGQEYLEMALEKDSSQVDNYFGHLDKMLQNSRELGIDRVMDSLKLDAIIAPSGAPAWITDPVNGDHYILGSSSPAAISGYPNISLPMGMIKGLPVGLSIFGRLRSELLLLQIAAAYEAERKAIEPPKFLQSDPLPKN